In Rosa chinensis cultivar Old Blush chromosome 1, RchiOBHm-V2, whole genome shotgun sequence, a genomic segment contains:
- the LOC112182350 gene encoding heavy metal-associated isoprenylated plant protein 31: MSMVEVRVPNLDCQGCASKLKKALFKLKGVEVVEIEMEIQKISVRGYALDERKVLKAIKRAGKAVEPWPFPGYSHYASFYKYPTYIKNHYYDTYKNETTTGVHTFFHTPAVYSVAVASDEAIASLFSDDNPHACTIM, encoded by the exons ATGTCT ATGGTGGAGGTGAGAGTTCCAAATCTTGACTGTCAGGGATGTGCTTCCAAGTTAAAGAAAGCTCTCTTCAAGCTCAAAG GTGTCGAAGTAGTGGAAATAGAGATGGAGATCCAAAAGATAAGCGTGAGAGGGTACGCGTTGGATGAAAGGAAAGTGCTAAAGGCAATTAAGCGAGCTGGAAAAGCAGTGGAGCCATGGCCATTTCCTGGTTACTCACATTATGCCTCATTTTACAAGTACCCTACATACATTAAGAACCATTACTACGACACCTACAAAAACGAAACCACCACCGGTGTACACACCTTCTTCCACACTCCGGCAGTTTATTCAGTCGCCGTGGCGTCCGATGAGGCCATTGCTTCACTCTTTAGTGATGACAATCCACATGCTTGCACTATTATGTGA
- the LOC112172144 gene encoding O-glucosyltransferase rumi homolog: protein MESPVRSFSPVLVFLLLFFVGAFVCTRLLNSTFPWETNGTSQLYPQQTHVLPKTPAKRLEIPLNCTEYHLTRTCSSNYPTTSSPDQDPDRPSPPTCPEYFRWIHEDLRPWAHRGITRDTLQEANRTADFKLVIVNGKAYVERYSKAFQSRDTFTLWGILQLLRRYPGKVPDLELMFDCVDWPVIPSKNFSEPNSTAPPPLFRYCGDNSTLDIVFPDWSFWGWPETNIAPWENLLKQLEEGNKRSRWVDRQPYAYWKGNPEVAETRQDLLKCNVSEEQDWHARVYAQNWTREEKEGFKKSDLASQCIHRYKIYIEGSAWSVSDKYILACDSVTLIVKPRYYDFFTRGLMPVHHYWPIKDDDKCRSIKYAVDWGNSHKQKAQAIGKAASNLIQEDLKMDYVYDYMFHLLSEYAKLLQFKPTIPQEAIELCSEAMACQAQGLEKQFMMESMVKCSAITSPCTMPPPYDPQSLFSVLRRQSNIIKRVETLEKSYWKNQNKQ from the exons ATGGAGTCTCCTGTGAGATCTTTTTCGCCTGTGTTggtcttcctcctcctcttcttcgtCGGCGCGTTTGTCTGCACGCGCCTCCTTAACTCCACC TTCCCATGGGAAACGAACGGAACATCCCAATTATACCCTCAGCAAACCCATGTTCTTCCCAAAACGCCCGCAAAGAGACTCGAAATCCCACTCAACTGCACTGAGTACCACCTCACCCGAACCTGTTCCTCAAACTACCCCACCACCTCTTCTCCAGACCAAGATCCTGACCGTCCATCTCCACCCACGTGTCCGGAGTACTTCCGCTGGATACACGAGGACCTGAGGCCGTGGGCCCACAGGGGGATCACAAGGGACACGTTGCAGGAGGCGAATCGTACGGCCGATTTTAAGCTGGTGATTGTAAACGGCAAGGCGTACGTGGAGAGATACAGCAAGGCGTTTCAGAGCAGAGACACTTTTACGCTGTGGGGGATCCTACAGTTGCTGCGTAGGTACCCAGGGAAAGTGCCTGACTTGGAGCTCATGTTCGACTGCGTTGACTGGCCGGTGATTCCGTCAAAGAACTTTAGCGAGCCCAATTCTACAGCCCCGCCACCATTGTTTCGTTACTGTGGGGATAACAGCACACTCGATATAGTCTTCCCTGATTGGTCCTTTTGGGGATG GCCTGAAACTAATATAGCTCCATGGGAGAACTTGTTGAAGCAGCTAGAGGAAGGTAACAAGAGGAGCAGATGGGTAGACAGACAGCCTTATGCTTATTGGAAGGGGAATCCGGAGGTCGCAGAAACAAGGCAAGACCTCCTAAAGTGTAATGTTTCCGAGGAACAGGATTGGCATGCTCGCGTTTATGCTCAG AATTGGACTCGAGAAGAAAAGGAAGGGTTCAAGAAATCGGATTTGGCAAGCCAATGCATTCATAG GTATAAGATCTATATAGAAGGATCTGCGTGGTCTGTGAGTGACAAGTACATTCTTGCCTGTGATTCTGTTACCTTAATAGTAAAGCCCCGATACTACGACTTCTTCACGAGAGGTTTGATGCCGGTGCACCACTACTGGCCCATCAAGGATGATGACAAGTGCAGGTCTATTAAGTATGCTGTAGATTGGGGAAACAGCCACAAGCAAAAG GCACAAGCCATTGGAAAGGCAGCAAGTAACCTAATTCAAGAGGATTTGAAGATGGACTATGTGTATGACTACATGTTTCATCTTTTAAGCGAATATGCAAAGCTCTTGCAATTCAAGCCCACTATACCTCAAGAAGCTATCGAACTCTGCTCGGAGGCAATGGCATGCCAAGCGCAAGGACTAGAGAAGCAATTTATGATGGAATCCATGGTGAAGTGTTCTGCAATCACTAGCCCATGTACCATGCCTCCTCCATATGACCCTCAATCTCTCTTTTCAGTACTTAGGAGACAATCAAATATAATTAAACGGGTAGAAACATTGGAGAAGAGTTActggaaaaatcaaaataagcaATAA
- the LOC112198062 gene encoding heavy metal-associated isoprenylated plant protein 39 yields MAQKVVLKVLTMTDDKTKQKAIEAAADIFGIDSIAADLKDQKLTVVGMMDTVAVVKKLKKVGKVDIISVGPAKEEKKEEKKDEKKDEKKEGEKKEEKKEDKK; encoded by the exons ATGGCTCAG AAGGTGGTGTTGAAGGTCTTGACCATGACTGATGATAAAACAAAGCAGAAAGCCATTGAAGCTGCCGCAGATATCTTTG GGATTGATTCGATCGCGGCAGATCTGAAGGACCAGAAGCTCACAGTGGTGGGAATGATGGACACAGTTGCAGTGGTGAAGAAGCTGAAGAAGGTGGGTAAAGTCGACATAATATCTGTTGGTCCAgccaaggaagagaagaaagaagaaaagaaagatgagAAAAAAGACGAAAAGAAAGAGGgcgagaaaaaagaagaaaagaaggaagacAAAAAATAA